Proteins co-encoded in one Euwallacea fornicatus isolate EFF26 chromosome 34, ASM4011564v1, whole genome shotgun sequence genomic window:
- the Dbp21E2 gene encoding probable ATP-dependent RNA helicase DDX28, with translation MSGRVLFSHTCKTLFSNVEHRANFASAVPKFKNKLDKGPVLISCKRKEYDHYAGMVYNRLDEVPLASKGWNHSKAKNDYFTLLPLPNDVQDQFYSFEKSGVPTSVIEALKEYNINNATEFQARAIASIEKGIHTLLAAETGCGKTVAYLLPVIKNLIETKQSDKLNSPRAVILVPNRELVYQVGEIAAKLCDSVGLVARTLVGGRTKKIMLNPSFAEVDILVATPGVLGKLSTVGIYKLGEVQTLVLDEADSLTDDSFVERIEGLVNKMSQAQLILVSATLPRKLPNILVPYGETMEHVVSQRLHKPLLNINQKFLRLTRSVKPANLLQIAKTCKDPMLVFTNRNETCKWLAMFLRENNLPCSNICGDMNFAIRIEQWNQFVRGETKILSATDVGSRGLNTIQVKHVINYDFPIYAADYIHRIGRVGRLGSPDTCFVTNFLTSAEEIKLAQQIELAVRKDQPLPNVDGNITNIVQKKILRNIKYGF, from the exons ATGTCCGGACGGGTGCTATTCAGTCATACATGCAAAACACTGTTCAGCAATGTAGAACACCGAGCAAACTTTGCTTCAGCAGTgccgaaatttaaaaataagctCGATAAGGGACCTGTGCTCATCAGCTGTAAAAGAAAGGAGTATGATCATTATGCGGGCATGGTATATAATCGGCTAGATGAGGTGCCTTTAGCTTCAAAAGGATGGAATCATAGTAAAGCAAAAAATGACTATTTTACCCTTCTTCCATTACCCAATGATGTTCAAGATCAATTTTATTCGTTTGAGAAATCTGGTGTCCCTACAAGTGTAATTGAGGCTTTGAAggaatataatattaataatgctACGGAGTTTCAGGCAAGAGCTATTGCCTCAATTGAAAAAG ggATCCATACTTTGTTAGCAGCTGAAACAGGCTGTGGTAAAACAGTTGCCTATCTGTTACcagtgataaaaaatttgattgaaacTAAACAATCAGACAAATTAAACAGCCCAAGAGCTGTTATCCTTGTTCCTAATAGAGAACTTGTATATCAAGTGGGGGAAATAGCTGCCAAATTGTGTGATTCTGTAGGGCTAGTAGCTAGAACATTGGTGGGAG GgagaacgaaaaaaattatgttaaatcCATCATTTGCAGAGGTGGACATATTAGTTGCCACTCCAGGAGTTTTAGGTAAACTTTCTACTGTGGGAATCTACAAGTTAGGGGAG GTTCAAACTTTAGTGTTAGATGAGGCTGACTCTCTTACGGATGACTCATTTGTTGAAAGAATTGAAGGTTTAGTGAACAAAATGTCTCAGGCGCAGCTAATCTTAGTTTCGGCCACATTACCCAGAAAGCTGCCTAATATCTTAGTGCCTTATGGAGAAACTATGGAACAT GTAGTGTCTCAGAGACTTCACAAACCTCTCCTAAACATCAATCAAAAGTTTTTGCGTCTTACACGTTCGGTGAAGCCAGCTAATTTACTTCAAATCGCTAAAACCTGCAAAGATCCAATGTTGGTTTTCACAAATAGAAATGAAACGTGCAAATGGTTGGCAATGTTTCTTAGGGAAAACAATTTACCATGTTCCAACATTTGTGGAGACATGAATTTTGCTATTCGAATAGAGCAATGGAATCAGTTTGTAAG gggtgaaactaaaatattatCAGCAACAGACGTCGGTTCTAGAGGTTTAAACACAATCCAAGTGAAGCATGTAATCAATTACGATTTTCCTATATATGCGGCAGATTACATCCACAGGATAGGAAGGGTGGGTCGTCTTGGCAGTCCTGACACTTGTTTCGTCACTAATTTTCTCACCAGTGCGGAAGAAATTAAGCTTGCTCAGCAAATAGAG TTAGCAGTTAGGAAAGATCAACCCCTACCAAACGTCGATGGAAATATCACCAATATAGTTCAGAAAAAGATCTTAAGGAATATTAAGTATGGATTTTAA
- the LOC136348628 gene encoding carnosine N-methyltransferase, which produces MSGEEGIREERIYFLSVIQTFKSYKDLSHKRIQHKKKCVASLPLHHRKLLSKYSEDLDMLKEGIDMNAELIPLVLKHAYTMFDNVYSNMEILPEQDARILTDGLDKVQSVFKQLMRDWSSLGVTERKQCYQPIIEEISLNFPADQCDRSQIQVLVPGAGLGRLAFEIASRGFICQGNEFNLFMLIVSFYVLNLCQNIDEYVIYPWIHQYCNNHSIDDQLTSARFPDIKPKPSEDGGFSMTAGDFLEVYTTKNEWDCVATCFFIDCAPNVVQFIETIYDILKPGGVWINLGPLLYHYSDMKNEKSIEPSFKIVCEIIQKVGFKMEKCETGVKTKYCQNPSSMLQYEYDSVFFVCRKLKNEEVNVDN; this is translated from the coding sequence ATGAGTGGTGAAGAAGGGATTCGAGAAGAAAGAATTTACTTTCTCTCTGTTATACAAACATTTAAAAGCTACAAAGATCTCTCCCACAAGAGAATTCAGCACAAGAAAAAATGTGTAGCATCTTTGCCCCTTCATCATCGAAAATTACTCTCTAAGTACAGTGAGGATTTGGACATGCTAAAAGAAGGTATTGATATGAATGCTGAACTCATACCTCTGGTGCTGAAACACGCCTATACCATGTTCGACAATGTTTACTCTAATATGGAAATCTTGCCTGAACAAGATGCTCGGATTTTGACTGATGGTCTTGATAAAGTGCAATCAGTATTCAAACAATTAATGAGAGATTGGAGCTCTTTAGGAGTTACTGAGAGAAAACAGTGTTACCAACCAATTATTGAAGAGATCTCATTAAATTTCCCTGCAGACCAGTGTGATAGAAGCCAAATTCAAGTCTTAGTTCCTGGAGCAGGTCTTGGTAGGCTAGCTTTTGAAATTGCATCTCGAGGATTTATTTGCCAAGGCAATGAGTTCAATTTATTCATGTTAATAGTTTCTTTCTATGTACTGAATTTGTGCCAGAACATTGATGAATATGTGATATATCCTTGGATACATCAGTATTGCAACAATCACAGTATTGATGATCAATTGACAAGCGCTCGCTTCCCAGACATTAAGCCAAAGCCCTCAGAAGATGGTGGTTTTTCAATGACGGCTGGTGATTTTTTAGAAGTCTATACAACAAAGAATGAATGGGACTGTGTAGCcacatgtttttttattgattgtgcCCCAAATGTAGTGCAgtttattgaaacaatttatGATATACTGAAGCCAGGGGGAGTATGGATCAATTTGGGGCCTCTTCTTTACCATTACTCGGACatgaaaaatgagaaaagcATTGAACctagttttaaaattgtgtGTGAGATAATCCAAAAAGTTGGCTTCAAAATGGAGAAGTGTGAAACTGGAGTGAAGACAAAATATTGTCAGAATCCTAGTTCAATGCTCCAGTATGAATATGACAGTGTGTTTTTTGTGTGTAGAAAACTCAAGAATGAAGAGGTAAATGTGGATAACTaa